A DNA window from Pseudomonas sp. B21-056 contains the following coding sequences:
- a CDS encoding SDR family oxidoreductase, which yields MTILVTGATGRVGRQVVEQLLKRDADVRVLVRDPSKAQFPAQVDVVQGDMLDIDSLRQAFTGVSTFFLLNAVASDEFTQALLTLNIAREVGVERVVYLSVLNADRFVNVPHFAVKSSAERMIEQMGFSATILRASYFIDNEVMIKDAIVNHGVYPMPIGSKGIAMVHTQDIAEVAAIELVRRDQAANDLPIEKINLVGPDTLTGSSVAAIWSDVLQRPVIYGGDDPTGFEQNVANFMPKWMAYEMRLMAERYVTDGMIPETGDVARLTRILGRELHAYRDFAAQLAHGV from the coding sequence ATGACTATCCTCGTTACCGGTGCAACAGGCCGAGTCGGCCGCCAAGTTGTCGAGCAACTTCTCAAGCGTGACGCCGATGTGCGCGTCCTCGTTCGCGATCCTTCCAAGGCACAATTCCCGGCACAGGTGGATGTCGTGCAGGGTGACATGCTTGACATCGACTCGCTTCGACAGGCATTCACCGGCGTTTCCACTTTCTTCCTGCTCAATGCCGTGGCGTCGGACGAATTTACCCAGGCACTTCTTACCCTCAACATCGCTCGCGAGGTGGGCGTCGAGCGGGTCGTCTATCTGTCGGTGCTCAACGCCGATCGCTTCGTGAATGTTCCGCACTTCGCGGTTAAATCAAGCGCCGAGCGGATGATCGAGCAGATGGGCTTCAGTGCGACGATTCTGCGCGCCTCCTATTTCATCGACAACGAAGTGATGATCAAGGATGCCATCGTCAATCACGGGGTGTATCCGATGCCGATTGGCAGCAAGGGTATCGCCATGGTTCACACCCAGGACATCGCTGAAGTAGCCGCCATCGAGCTGGTGCGCAGGGACCAGGCTGCGAATGACCTGCCCATCGAAAAGATCAATCTGGTGGGCCCCGACACCCTGACCGGTTCGAGCGTTGCGGCGATCTGGTCGGATGTGCTGCAACGTCCGGTCATCTACGGCGGCGACGACCCCACCGGCTTCGAACAGAACGTGGCGAACTTCATGCCCAAGTGGATGGCCTATGAGATGCGCCTTATGGCCGAGCGTTATGTCACGGATGGAATGATTCCAGAAACCGGTGACGTGGCCCGTCTGACCCGGATCCTGGGGCGTGAACTGCACGCTTATCGAGACTTCGCTGCCCAGCTTGCGCATGGGGTGTGA
- a CDS encoding LysR substrate-binding domain-containing protein, giving the protein MRKIPPLNSVRAFEAVARHQSFSAAANELSVTVAAVSHQVRQLEEGLGQKLLERGRMVTLTPAGKAIYPLLRESFDQIAQAFALLGGAKAGDAIHVSTTRAFAERWLMPRLAKFNEIYPNIVVSIHASEKVVDLRAETIDLAIRYGPVDAEAQGPVLFEDRFIVVADERISPVERNATINDFHNRPLLAFKWKNQALQAPAWSAWLAGVKHDASGDLRISWYSEETLALHALERGLGPLLCSDVLIDDELRSGRIRRVEGPVLAGFTYYLVDDSRGNPRRSLALFREWLLDEARSFRGNALDDPAGDQRLLTT; this is encoded by the coding sequence ATGCGCAAAATACCCCCTCTGAATTCCGTGCGAGCATTTGAGGCTGTAGCACGGCACCAGAGTTTTTCCGCCGCAGCGAACGAGCTTTCCGTGACGGTCGCTGCAGTCAGCCATCAAGTGCGGCAGTTGGAAGAAGGCTTGGGGCAAAAGCTCCTGGAAAGAGGGCGGATGGTGACCCTTACGCCTGCCGGAAAAGCGATCTATCCGCTGCTGCGAGAGAGCTTCGACCAGATTGCCCAGGCGTTCGCCCTGTTGGGCGGGGCAAAGGCGGGCGATGCCATTCATGTATCCACCACACGGGCATTCGCCGAGCGTTGGCTCATGCCGCGCCTGGCGAAGTTCAACGAGATTTATCCGAACATCGTGGTGTCCATCCACGCCTCGGAAAAAGTCGTGGATCTGCGTGCTGAAACCATCGACCTGGCGATTCGGTATGGTCCGGTCGATGCCGAGGCACAGGGGCCGGTGCTGTTCGAAGACCGGTTCATCGTCGTCGCAGACGAGCGCATCAGTCCGGTGGAACGCAACGCCACGATCAACGATTTCCATAATCGACCGCTGCTGGCGTTCAAATGGAAAAATCAGGCCCTCCAAGCCCCTGCATGGTCAGCCTGGCTGGCCGGGGTCAAGCACGATGCCTCCGGGGATTTGCGCATTTCCTGGTACAGCGAGGAGACCCTGGCGCTGCATGCACTGGAGCGGGGCCTGGGGCCCTTGTTGTGCAGCGATGTGCTGATTGACGATGAGCTTCGTTCTGGGCGGATCCGACGAGTAGAAGGACCGGTCTTGGCGGGGTTCACCTATTACCTGGTCGACGACAGCCGTGGCAACCCACGGCGCAGCCTGGCGTTGTTCAGGGAATGGCTCCTGGACGAGGCCAGGTCATTCAGGGGAAATGCCCTCGATGACCCGGCTGGAGATCAGCGGTTACTCACCACCTGA
- a CDS encoding FMN-dependent NADH-azoreductase, with amino-acid sequence MTTLLHIDASARADRSLSRKLSQAFVEAWLERDADSQVITRDVGRNPPPFITEAWIAAAFTPEEQMTPQKREEIRLSDELINEIDRADVIVLGTPMYNYGMPAALKSWFDKVIRVGKTFTFDLARGDHPLEPIMKDKKLVILSSRGEFGFGPGGVRESMNHLDTHIQTCAHYLGVNETHMISIDYQEFGDARHEAAIANAFGAVPVLVRQMIEERQRQVSVA; translated from the coding sequence ATGACCACTCTTCTTCACATTGACGCCAGTGCACGAGCGGACCGCTCACTGAGCCGTAAACTGTCCCAGGCGTTCGTCGAGGCCTGGCTGGAGCGCGATGCCGACAGCCAGGTCATCACCCGTGACGTCGGTCGCAACCCGCCGCCCTTCATCACCGAGGCCTGGATCGCTGCGGCTTTTACGCCTGAAGAGCAGATGACGCCGCAGAAACGCGAGGAAATCCGCCTCTCGGATGAGCTGATCAATGAGATCGATCGTGCCGATGTCATCGTGCTCGGCACGCCGATGTACAACTACGGGATGCCGGCCGCGCTCAAGTCCTGGTTTGACAAGGTGATTCGAGTCGGCAAAACCTTCACCTTTGACCTGGCGCGTGGTGACCACCCGTTGGAGCCCATCATGAAGGACAAGAAACTGGTGATCTTGTCGTCCCGGGGCGAATTCGGGTTTGGTCCCGGGGGTGTTCGCGAGTCCATGAACCATCTGGACACACACATCCAGACCTGCGCGCACTATCTGGGTGTGAACGAAACCCACATGATTTCCATCGACTATCAGGAGTTTGGCGACGCTCGCCATGAAGCCGCCATCGCCAATGCATTTGGCGCCGTTCCGGTGCTGGTCCGGCAGATGATCGAGGAACGCCAACGCCAGGTGTCCGTGGCTTGA